A genome region from Corynebacterium uberis includes the following:
- a CDS encoding MFS transporter, with protein sequence MTQQGGSQANQPQVTSLWKAPGYVPTLIAVACAFGAWSLLLPVIPAQVIDQGGSRTLAGATTGIFMVATVVTQVLTPRALRRFGYNPVMVAAAVTLGVPALGYLLGMSALPALLFSAIRGVGFGALTVAESALIAELVPVRLLGKASGTLGVFVGLAQMLFLPVGMAMLDTPLGFTSVCIAAAVVAVVAGVMCLRIPRIKASTSAPQDPAQRHHLPAVSTWKLVTVPALAVTSLSMSFGAVSSFLPVAVRELDAHTGAVIGGVMLSIVGGAIMALRYASGIIADRRGRPGVTMIPGQILGGAGVALMAVVLYYEWPVWYLIIAAIAFGGGFGLVQNEALLTMFLRLPRSRVSDASAIWNASYDAGTGLGSFILGAVAAQLAYSGAFAVGAALVAVGLVLTVGDAIVGRHRITEYSNTRARLRQIPMARAAVLQARKVRHSLLMPQQQGPTVRGRIERLDPTKKDHEGQD encoded by the coding sequence GTGACGCAGCAGGGCGGTAGCCAGGCGAATCAGCCGCAGGTGACAAGCTTGTGGAAGGCCCCTGGCTACGTGCCCACGCTCATTGCCGTGGCCTGTGCCTTCGGCGCCTGGTCCCTGCTGCTGCCGGTCATTCCCGCGCAGGTCATTGATCAGGGTGGCTCGCGCACCCTCGCCGGCGCGACCACCGGCATTTTCATGGTGGCCACCGTTGTCACCCAGGTACTCACGCCGCGGGCGCTGCGTCGCTTTGGCTACAACCCGGTCATGGTTGCCGCCGCGGTCACGCTCGGGGTTCCCGCCCTGGGCTACCTGCTGGGTATGTCGGCGCTGCCTGCATTGCTGTTTTCAGCCATCCGCGGGGTGGGTTTTGGGGCGCTGACGGTGGCAGAATCCGCGCTGATCGCCGAGCTCGTTCCGGTGCGCCTGCTGGGTAAAGCCTCCGGCACGTTGGGCGTGTTCGTGGGGCTGGCCCAGATGCTGTTCTTGCCGGTGGGCATGGCAATGCTGGATACCCCACTGGGCTTTACTTCGGTGTGCATCGCCGCGGCGGTTGTCGCAGTGGTTGCGGGGGTGATGTGCCTGCGCATCCCGCGGATCAAGGCATCGACAAGCGCCCCGCAGGACCCCGCACAGCGCCACCACCTGCCGGCGGTATCCACGTGGAAGCTGGTCACGGTGCCGGCGCTGGCGGTGACGTCCCTGTCCATGAGCTTCGGGGCGGTCTCGTCGTTCCTGCCGGTCGCCGTCCGGGAACTTGATGCCCACACCGGGGCGGTGATTGGTGGCGTGATGCTGTCCATCGTCGGCGGGGCCATCATGGCGCTGCGCTACGCCTCCGGGATCATCGCGGATCGCCGCGGGCGGCCTGGGGTGACCATGATCCCCGGCCAGATTCTCGGCGGCGCGGGCGTGGCGCTGATGGCCGTGGTGCTCTACTACGAGTGGCCGGTGTGGTACCTCATCATCGCGGCGATCGCCTTCGGTGGCGGCTTTGGCCTGGTACAAAACGAGGCCCTGCTGACCATGTTCCTGCGCCTGCCGCGCAGCCGCGTGTCTGACGCCTCGGCGATCTGGAACGCCTCCTACGATGCCGGCACCGGGCTGGGCTCCTTCATCCTCGGCGCGGTGGCGGCGCAGCTGGCGTACTCCGGGGCCTTCGCCGTCGGGGCGGCCCTCGTGGCGGTGGGGTTGGTGCTCACGGTGGGCGACGCCATCGTGGGGCGCCACCGGATCACCGAATACTCCAACACGCGCGCCCGGCTGCGCCAGATTCCCATGGCCCGCGCGGCGGTGCTGCAGGCCCGCAAGGTGCGCCACTCGCTGCTCATGCCGCAACAGCAGGGTCCTACGGTCCGCGGGCGCATCGAACGCCTTGACCCCACCAAGAAGGACCACGAAGGCCAAGACTAA
- the hisB gene encoding imidazoleglycerol-phosphate dehydratase HisB yields the protein MTASRRATVTRTTSESDITVSIDLDGSGTTRIDTGLPFFNHMLTAFGVHGSFDLEVSCRGDIDIDAHHTVEDTAIVLGQAIDQAVGDKAGIRRFGSQLLPMDETLVEAVIDLSGRPYFVGEGEPDHMVHQIIGGHYATVINRHFFETLAFHARATLHLTCRRGRDPHHITEAEYKAVARALRQAVEHDPRVHGIPSTKGAL from the coding sequence GTGACCGCCTCTCGACGCGCCACCGTCACCCGGACAACCAGCGAATCGGACATCACCGTCAGCATCGATCTTGACGGCTCGGGCACCACCCGCATTGACACCGGCCTGCCGTTTTTTAACCACATGCTCACGGCCTTTGGCGTCCACGGCAGCTTTGACCTGGAGGTCTCCTGCCGCGGAGACATTGACATTGATGCCCACCACACCGTGGAGGACACCGCCATCGTCCTAGGCCAGGCCATCGATCAGGCGGTGGGGGACAAGGCGGGCATTCGGCGCTTTGGGTCCCAACTGTTGCCCATGGATGAGACACTGGTTGAGGCCGTCATTGACTTGTCGGGCCGCCCTTATTTTGTGGGCGAGGGGGAGCCGGATCACATGGTCCACCAGATCATCGGCGGGCACTACGCCACGGTGATCAACCGGCACTTCTTTGAAACCTTGGCCTTCCATGCGCGTGCGACTCTGCACCTGACGTGTCGCCGTGGGCGTGATCCTCACCACATCACGGAGGCGGAGTACAAGGCAGTGGCGCGGGCGCTGCGCCAGGCTGTGGAACACGACCCCAGGGTGCACGGCATTCCGTCGACGAAGGGGGCACTCTAG
- a CDS encoding histidinol-phosphate transaminase: MTIPQPALSDLPLRAELKASSAYGAPQLDVPVRLNTNENPYPPSPALIDALVAAVRTHAGELNRYPDRDATALRTKLAAYITERTGVHVGVDNVWAANGSNEVLQQLLQAFAGPGRTALGFVPSYSMHPLLAQATNTEFVAVPRSADFRIDVPAALEAIEQHRPEVVFITTPNNPTGHVTPLADIERIVQAAPGIVIVDEAYMEFSSAPSAVSLLAQYPTSLVVSRTMSKAFDFAGGRLGYFVAASAFVEAALLVRLPYHLSTLSQVAAIVALDHAADTLATVEALVQERERVAAGLAQSGFSVSPSEANFVFFGDFKDQHEAWQFFLDRGVLVRDVGVPGYLRATIGVPEENDAFLAAAAEYERTTL, from the coding sequence ATGACCATTCCCCAACCGGCCCTGTCCGACCTGCCGCTGCGCGCGGAGCTCAAGGCCAGTTCCGCCTACGGCGCCCCGCAGTTGGACGTTCCCGTCCGCCTCAACACCAACGAAAACCCCTACCCGCCGTCGCCTGCGCTTATCGACGCCCTCGTGGCCGCGGTGCGCACGCACGCCGGCGAACTCAACCGCTACCCCGACCGCGATGCCACCGCGTTGCGCACCAAGCTTGCCGCCTACATCACCGAGCGCACCGGGGTGCACGTGGGGGTGGACAACGTGTGGGCGGCCAACGGCTCCAACGAGGTCCTCCAGCAGCTCCTTCAGGCTTTCGCCGGGCCGGGTCGCACCGCGTTGGGCTTTGTGCCCAGCTACTCCATGCACCCGCTGCTGGCGCAGGCCACCAATACTGAGTTCGTGGCGGTGCCCCGCAGCGCGGACTTTAGGATTGACGTCCCCGCCGCCCTGGAGGCCATTGAGCAGCACCGCCCGGAGGTGGTGTTCATCACCACGCCCAACAATCCGACGGGCCATGTCACGCCCCTGGCGGACATCGAGCGCATTGTCCAGGCCGCGCCGGGAATCGTCATCGTCGACGAGGCCTACATGGAGTTTTCCTCCGCCCCCTCGGCGGTCAGCTTGCTTGCGCAGTATCCCACCAGCCTGGTGGTCTCCCGCACCATGTCCAAGGCGTTTGATTTTGCTGGCGGGCGCCTGGGCTACTTCGTTGCGGCCTCCGCCTTCGTGGAGGCGGCCTTGTTGGTGCGCCTGCCGTATCACCTGTCCACGCTGTCTCAGGTGGCCGCGATCGTGGCGCTGGATCACGCCGCAGACACGCTGGCCACGGTGGAGGCGCTGGTCCAGGAGCGCGAGCGGGTTGCCGCCGGCCTTGCCCAGTCCGGCTTCTCGGTCAGCCCCAGCGAGGCCAACTTTGTTTTCTTCGGGGATTTCAAGGACCAGCATGAGGCGTGGCAGTTCTTCTTGGACCGCGGCGTGCTCGTCCGCGACGTCGGCGTGCCGGGATACCTGCGCGCCACCATCGGTGTGCCGGAGGAAAATGATGCCTTCCTCGCCGCCGCAGCAGAATATGAAAGGACCACCCTGTGA
- the hisD gene encoding histidinol dehydrogenase produces MLNRIDLTGQVPTTSSLRRVLPRGGTDVASMIDTVAPIIAQVREGGVAAANEFSQRFDGAVPPAIRVPEAVISAAVEALDPQVKAAMEVMIERVRKVHADQRPAAHTTTLAPGAAVTEVFLPVERVGLYVPGGKAVYPSSVIMNVVPAQEAGVESLVIASPPQAECDGWPHPTILAAARLLGVDEVWAVGGAQAVALLAYGDDEHGLEPVDMVTGPGNIFVTAAKRLVRGIVGTDAEAGPTEIAIVADSSADPVWVAYDLISQAEHDPLAASVLITDSVELADAVDREIEQRYQVTRNHERVAEALQGSQSGIVLVDSIEVARKVADAYAAEHLEVITRNARADAEAIRHAGAIFVGPYAPVPLGDYVAGSNHVLPTSGTARFNPGLSTHTFLRPVNLIDYDRAALAQVADAIVAMADAEDLPAHGEAVRARTQNAQED; encoded by the coding sequence ATGCTGAATCGTATTGACCTCACTGGGCAGGTACCCACCACAAGTTCGTTGCGTCGGGTGTTGCCGCGCGGCGGGACGGATGTGGCTTCCATGATCGATACCGTTGCGCCGATTATTGCGCAGGTCCGCGAGGGGGGTGTGGCCGCGGCGAATGAGTTTTCCCAGCGTTTTGACGGCGCTGTTCCGCCGGCGATCCGCGTTCCGGAGGCGGTGATCTCTGCGGCCGTGGAGGCGCTGGATCCGCAGGTCAAGGCGGCGATGGAGGTCATGATCGAGCGGGTGCGTAAGGTGCACGCCGATCAGCGCCCCGCTGCGCACACGACGACCTTGGCGCCCGGGGCTGCGGTAACTGAGGTGTTTTTGCCGGTCGAGCGGGTGGGGTTGTATGTGCCGGGCGGCAAGGCGGTGTATCCGTCGAGCGTGATCATGAATGTGGTTCCGGCCCAGGAGGCGGGGGTGGAGTCTTTGGTGATCGCCTCGCCGCCGCAGGCTGAGTGCGATGGCTGGCCGCACCCGACGATCCTCGCCGCGGCGCGCCTGCTGGGCGTCGATGAGGTCTGGGCGGTTGGCGGCGCGCAGGCGGTGGCGTTGCTGGCCTATGGCGATGATGAGCACGGTTTGGAGCCGGTGGACATGGTCACGGGCCCGGGCAATATTTTTGTCACGGCGGCCAAGCGCCTGGTCCGTGGGATTGTGGGCACGGACGCGGAGGCCGGTCCTACGGAGATTGCTATCGTGGCGGATTCTTCGGCCGATCCGGTGTGGGTGGCTTATGACCTGATTAGCCAGGCGGAGCATGATCCGCTGGCTGCCAGCGTGCTGATCACCGATAGCGTGGAGCTGGCCGATGCCGTGGACCGGGAGATCGAGCAGCGCTATCAGGTCACCCGCAACCACGAGCGGGTGGCGGAGGCGTTGCAGGGCAGCCAGTCGGGCATTGTCCTGGTCGATTCCATTGAGGTTGCCCGGAAGGTGGCGGATGCGTATGCCGCTGAGCACCTGGAGGTGATCACGCGCAACGCGCGCGCGGATGCGGAGGCGATCCGGCATGCTGGCGCGATCTTTGTTGGCCCGTATGCGCCGGTGCCGCTGGGCGACTATGTGGCGGGGTCGAACCACGTGCTGCCCACCTCCGGGACGGCGCGCTTTAACCCGGGGTTGTCCACGCACACCTTCCTGCGGCCGGTCAACCTCATCGACTATGACCGCGCGGCGTTGGCGCAGGTTGCTGATGCGATCGTGGCGATGGCCGATGCGGAGGATCTGCCCGCGCACGGAGAGGCCGTGCGGGCCCGGACCCAGAATGCCCAGGAGGATTAG
- a CDS encoding YbjN domain-containing protein: MHASASNAPRPVTLARIISALDSLGHRHHEGADRAIIPALHHRTTVYLCGPSGGFPVLVMAVTLRRRLPMSYATLIAECLNEWHCYHCDPALSLWLSDDASVEVTGHSSISIAPGLTDAQLSTALSAGIANATRAVSWIIEHLPELAADGADAIGPASSPAAQARLRADLDALGEPLAHIISDPAGPARMLHPSSPRHTGAAYQDHPRDDGTLGASPHPLSVERLREVLHDVGVRRTSVEGATITAWINDIPFNFTLDPTPQLLIRARWDTELDPRTQTLRTLLTCSDASRSPWTARTFCTIDDQQLHLNAELTLPAAAGYNNAQLVHHLALSMSTVLAAIDTVSTQLSGTSAVHWPR, encoded by the coding sequence GTGCACGCCTCCGCCAGCAATGCTCCCCGCCCAGTCACCCTGGCGCGCATCATTAGCGCGCTCGACTCGCTGGGGCATCGTCACCATGAGGGCGCCGATCGTGCCATCATTCCCGCGCTGCACCACCGCACCACCGTGTACCTGTGCGGGCCCTCAGGCGGCTTTCCCGTCCTGGTCATGGCCGTCACCCTGCGGCGCCGGTTGCCCATGTCTTACGCCACCCTCATCGCGGAATGTCTCAACGAATGGCACTGCTACCACTGCGATCCCGCGCTGAGCTTGTGGCTGAGCGACGACGCCTCTGTCGAGGTCACCGGCCACTCCAGCATCTCCATTGCCCCCGGCCTGACGGATGCACAACTGTCCACCGCCCTATCCGCCGGCATTGCCAACGCCACCCGGGCCGTGAGCTGGATTATTGAGCACCTACCCGAGCTTGCCGCCGACGGCGCCGACGCCATCGGCCCCGCCTCCTCTCCCGCCGCCCAAGCCCGCCTCCGCGCCGACCTCGACGCCCTGGGCGAACCACTGGCACACATCATCTCCGACCCCGCCGGGCCTGCGCGCATGCTCCACCCCAGCTCCCCGCGCCACACCGGGGCCGCCTACCAGGACCACCCGCGCGACGACGGCACCCTGGGCGCCAGCCCACACCCGCTGTCTGTTGAGCGGCTGCGCGAGGTCCTCCACGACGTCGGGGTGCGGCGCACCAGCGTCGAAGGCGCCACGATCACCGCCTGGATCAATGACATCCCCTTCAACTTCACGCTCGACCCCACCCCTCAACTACTCATTCGCGCCCGCTGGGATACCGAACTCGATCCCCGCACCCAGACCCTCAGGACGCTTTTGACCTGCTCAGACGCCTCGCGTTCCCCGTGGACTGCACGCACCTTTTGCACCATCGATGACCAACAGCTGCACCTCAATGCAGAACTGACCCTGCCCGCAGCAGCTGGCTATAACAACGCCCAACTAGTCCACCATCTCGCGCTATCCATGAGCACCGTGCTCGCCGCCATAGATACGGTGAGCACCCAGCTGTCGGGCACCTCCGCGGTGCACTGGCCCCGCTAA
- a CDS encoding TetR/AcrR family transcriptional regulator yields the protein MHLSREKIVAAALQILDQYGLADLSMRRLATGLGVAPGALYWHIPNKQHLIEFMAQSMLSSLLNPPTQPLSPNEFARTLRNLVLAHTDGGEVLVAGLSMPGLRDQLTQRAQDVMRAAHAPAPALAAQVLIDAIVGAVLVEQSQVQLAQLTGQPTAQDAAAGDAQQREDHFCAKIAVVLAGCAGPEERT from the coding sequence GTGCACCTGTCGCGCGAGAAGATCGTAGCCGCCGCCTTGCAGATCCTGGACCAGTATGGCCTGGCGGATCTGTCTATGCGGCGACTTGCCACCGGCCTTGGGGTCGCGCCGGGGGCCCTTTATTGGCACATTCCGAACAAGCAGCACCTCATCGAATTCATGGCGCAATCCATGCTTTCTTCCCTGCTCAACCCCCCTACACAGCCGCTGAGCCCCAACGAGTTTGCCCGCACGCTGCGTAACCTGGTGCTCGCCCACACTGACGGCGGCGAGGTCCTCGTCGCCGGGCTATCCATGCCGGGGTTGCGGGACCAACTGACCCAGCGTGCCCAGGACGTCATGCGCGCAGCGCACGCCCCCGCCCCGGCGCTTGCGGCGCAGGTGCTTATCGACGCCATCGTTGGGGCAGTATTAGTAGAACAATCACAGGTTCAGCTCGCGCAGCTGACCGGCCAGCCCACCGCCCAGGACGCTGCCGCGGGCGATGCCCAGCAGCGCGAGGATCACTTCTGCGCCAAGATCGCGGTGGTCCTCGCCGGCTGCGCTGGCCCCGAAGAAAGGACATAA
- a CDS encoding exonuclease domain-containing protein, producing MIPAHGATLSFTSSEVTVTYGALLAALTGRASDTVPLRHITGIATQPPTALSGGWVDIARDDAPDLRVRFSPRADREAAAFADALSAAQRGETPPTIAPVIGLDFVALDVETANADNASICQIGVVRYRDGIAEDSASWLCQPPQPVSYFDSANVAIHGIRAEDVAQAPSCAEAIAQAVEFVGTDVFVAHNAQFDASALFRASRASDSPVPQLRFGCSLALSRRSDLSLKNHKLPTVAEELGITPGRHHDAHADAQACGDIVVALARREGFSGSIDEFFAAHRFSLGRLEEDRVYPVLSIRKGATGATGSAGKAGKAGRAAAGSTSAAHEGAQGELFSAAKKPRRDPWKAVATPDTVPEANPDADPHGLLFDQHVTLSGDFEPYDKGQLWAGIAQRGGHVGKNVTKKTTILVAGAWTTKTSKHKRAEELIAAGQHIDIWTADELIAALGLEEQPPF from the coding sequence GTGATCCCGGCCCATGGCGCCACGCTTAGCTTCACCTCCAGCGAGGTCACCGTCACCTACGGTGCCCTCCTAGCTGCGCTTACCGGGCGCGCCAGCGATACGGTGCCGTTGCGCCACATCACCGGCATTGCCACGCAGCCGCCCACCGCATTAAGCGGCGGGTGGGTAGATATCGCGCGTGACGACGCCCCCGACCTGCGGGTGCGCTTCTCCCCGCGCGCCGACCGGGAGGCCGCAGCCTTTGCCGATGCGTTAAGCGCCGCCCAGCGCGGCGAGACTCCCCCGACGATCGCGCCGGTGATCGGCCTGGACTTTGTCGCCCTCGACGTGGAGACCGCCAACGCGGATAACGCGTCCATCTGCCAGATCGGGGTGGTGCGCTACCGCGATGGCATCGCCGAGGACTCCGCGTCCTGGCTGTGCCAACCGCCGCAGCCCGTCTCCTACTTCGATTCGGCCAACGTGGCCATCCACGGGATCCGCGCCGAAGACGTCGCGCAGGCCCCAAGCTGTGCCGAAGCCATCGCGCAGGCAGTCGAGTTTGTGGGCACCGATGTCTTTGTGGCCCACAACGCTCAGTTCGATGCCTCAGCCCTCTTCCGGGCAAGCCGCGCCAGTGACAGCCCCGTCCCACAGCTGCGCTTCGGCTGTTCCCTGGCGCTGAGCCGGAGAAGCGACCTGTCCTTGAAAAACCACAAACTTCCCACCGTGGCTGAAGAGCTGGGCATCACCCCGGGGCGCCATCATGACGCACACGCTGATGCCCAGGCCTGCGGGGACATCGTCGTCGCCTTGGCCCGGCGCGAAGGCTTTAGCGGCAGCATTGACGAGTTTTTTGCCGCACACCGCTTCAGCCTGGGGCGCCTCGAGGAGGATCGCGTCTACCCCGTCTTGTCCATTCGCAAGGGCGCGACCGGGGCCACCGGGTCGGCCGGGAAGGCTGGGAAGGCTGGCCGCGCCGCCGCTGGGTCCACCTCCGCCGCGCACGAAGGCGCCCAGGGCGAGCTGTTTAGCGCCGCGAAGAAACCCAGGCGCGACCCCTGGAAGGCGGTGGCAACGCCCGACACCGTGCCTGAGGCCAACCCTGATGCCGATCCCCACGGTCTGCTCTTTGACCAGCACGTCACCTTGTCCGGGGACTTCGAGCCCTATGACAAGGGGCAGCTGTGGGCGGGTATCGCCCAGCGCGGCGGGCACGTGGGAAAGAACGTGACCAAGAAGACCACAATCCTTGTTGCCGGCGCCTGGACGACCAAGACCTCCAAGCACAAAAGGGCCGAGGAGCTCATCGCCGCCGGGCAGCATATTGACATCTGGACCGCCGATGAGCTCATCGCCGCCCTGGGGCTAGAGGAACAACCCCCGTTTTAG
- a CDS encoding GTP pyrophosphokinase, whose translation MNDNPVAQLGNDYHRWITTHPHASADFVAAIEELLSDAGVTYDRIVARVKTWPSLKAKAYKRDATGSPVYPDPWQNIHDLVGVRVTTYHSTEIPVAIAVLRQSFSVVRSVDKTAETRIAGNFGYGSHHLVLRIEPNTEGLEDYAGFVFEVQVRTVLQHAWAEFEHDIRYKSGATQLDPRVDRAFTLAAGLIELADQQFDQIATLQGSQQDTKEDVELSAEILPGVLSMLVGTRFPRSRSDHYRWLSELLARNGITHVGQLRELLNEEDISAVSSAMAYRYQPGQVRIIDDLLLARFGRDHIARTGDTGNRSEQRPRRLERRLAALRAAGVSPRPSV comes from the coding sequence ATGAATGACAATCCCGTCGCCCAATTGGGCAATGACTATCACCGCTGGATCACCACTCACCCGCATGCCTCCGCGGACTTTGTCGCCGCCATCGAGGAGCTGCTCAGCGACGCCGGCGTCACCTACGATCGCATCGTCGCGCGCGTGAAAACCTGGCCGTCGCTCAAAGCCAAGGCCTACAAACGCGATGCCACGGGCTCCCCGGTCTACCCGGATCCCTGGCAAAACATCCATGACCTTGTGGGGGTTCGGGTGACCACCTACCATTCCACGGAGATTCCGGTGGCCATCGCGGTGCTGCGGCAATCCTTTAGCGTCGTCCGCTCCGTTGATAAGACCGCGGAGACGCGCATCGCCGGGAACTTTGGCTACGGATCCCACCACCTGGTGCTGCGCATCGAGCCGAATACGGAGGGCCTGGAGGACTACGCGGGCTTTGTCTTCGAGGTCCAGGTGCGCACGGTCCTCCAGCACGCGTGGGCTGAATTTGAGCACGACATTCGCTATAAGAGCGGCGCCACCCAGCTCGACCCGCGCGTGGACCGGGCGTTTACCCTCGCCGCGGGGCTCATCGAATTGGCGGATCAGCAGTTCGACCAGATTGCTACTTTGCAGGGCTCGCAGCAAGACACCAAGGAGGACGTGGAGCTGAGCGCGGAGATCCTTCCCGGGGTTTTGAGCATGCTCGTGGGCACGCGTTTTCCACGGTCCCGCTCTGACCACTACCGCTGGCTGTCTGAGCTGCTCGCCCGCAACGGGATTACCCATGTAGGCCAGCTGCGCGAGCTCCTCAATGAGGAGGACATTTCCGCGGTGAGTTCCGCAATGGCCTACCGCTATCAGCCCGGACAAGTGCGCATCATTGACGATCTTCTGCTGGCCCGCTTTGGGCGCGACCACATTGCCCGAACGGGCGATACGGGCAATCGCTCGGAACAGCGTCCCCGACGTTTGGAGCGCCGCCTGGCCGCGTTACGCGCTGCGGGAGTAAGCCCGCGTCCGAGCGTGTAG
- a CDS encoding RNA-binding S4 domain-containing protein, whose protein sequence is MVSQTNLPGSEPVRIDAWVWAVRLLKTRSEAADACRAGHIKINGMAVKPSQQVVPGDRVRVWAHHREKDVEVTATVRRRVGAAIAQTCYLDHTPPPPPREMYAAAPVRDRGAGRPTKKERRQLDRLLGRSE, encoded by the coding sequence ATGGTTTCCCAGACAAACCTGCCCGGCAGCGAGCCGGTGCGCATCGACGCCTGGGTGTGGGCGGTGCGCCTGCTGAAAACCCGATCCGAAGCCGCGGACGCCTGCCGCGCCGGGCACATCAAAATCAATGGGATGGCGGTTAAACCTTCTCAACAGGTCGTTCCCGGCGATCGTGTGCGGGTGTGGGCCCACCACCGCGAAAAGGACGTCGAGGTCACCGCCACGGTGCGCCGCCGCGTGGGCGCTGCCATTGCACAAACCTGCTACCTCGACCACACTCCGCCGCCACCCCCGCGGGAGATGTACGCCGCGGCCCCCGTGCGTGATCGCGGTGCCGGGCGGCCGACAAAAAAGGAGCGCCGGCAGCTCGACAGGCTGCTGGGGCGCTCGGAGTGA
- a CDS encoding YigZ family protein, producing MDCDTAYRLPQAGTTWSHELEIKRSRFLTYIRRVSDERSARAFLDEVRAQHPTARHHCSAYIYHVPAAQPVERSSDDGEPSGTAGRPMLEQLRGSGMLDIAAVVVRYFGGIKLGAGGLVHAYSNSVGETLPLVAQVERARQEIYTVELSHSDAGRHLAEVRQRGISLLDVSYAAQVTATLGCVPGGRPQLDAALAAITGGKARLQAAGEDWVER from the coding sequence ATGGACTGCGACACCGCCTACCGGCTGCCCCAGGCCGGAACCACGTGGAGCCACGAGCTAGAGATCAAGCGATCCCGCTTCCTCACCTACATCCGCCGCGTCAGCGATGAGCGCTCCGCCCGCGCGTTCCTCGACGAGGTGCGCGCCCAGCACCCGACGGCACGCCACCATTGCAGCGCCTACATCTACCATGTGCCCGCAGCCCAGCCCGTCGAACGCTCCTCCGACGACGGCGAGCCCTCCGGCACCGCCGGGCGCCCCATGCTCGAACAGCTTCGCGGCTCCGGCATGCTCGACATCGCGGCGGTGGTGGTGCGCTACTTCGGCGGCATCAAGCTCGGCGCCGGCGGGCTCGTGCACGCCTACTCCAATTCCGTGGGCGAGACCCTTCCGCTCGTCGCGCAGGTCGAGCGCGCCAGGCAGGAGATCTACACCGTGGAGCTGAGCCACAGCGACGCGGGCCGCCACCTCGCCGAAGTGCGCCAACGCGGCATCTCGCTTCTCGACGTCTCCTACGCCGCGCAAGTCACCGCAACCCTGGGGTGCGTCCCGGGAGGCAGGCCGCAACTCGACGCCGCGCTGGCGGCCATCACGGGCGGGAAGGCCCGCCTGCAGGCCGCTGGCGAGGACTGGGTGGAACGCTAG